The following proteins come from a genomic window of Halictus rubicundus isolate RS-2024b chromosome 8, iyHalRubi1_principal, whole genome shotgun sequence:
- the Taf5 gene encoding TATA-box binding protein associated factor 5, with translation MDNEKSTMLAVLQLLRKYNLKGTEELFRKEANLTDISPDDAQQTDSEVNSVLSAYKSEGDPALYEKAYSELKKFVEGSLDIYKHELGTILYPVLVHMYLELVYNNHSEEAKQLLEKFGGNLEEYYQNDLRRLSNVTKREQMAGNELTDTFKSNQFIIRMSRDTLSIIKRHLQEKKHSVLLNIIQEHLYFDMYEGVARNKQQIDATSGAIVGEATRQDNKAKVYYGLLKEPDIQSLPPTEEEEDDTGGADGDKPKKKKAKKDPLFSKKTKSDPNAPPIGRMPLPNLKDADKLEKVKALREASKRVVLGPDTLPSICFYTILNAVHTVTAAEVAEDSSLLAIGFSDSSIKVWSLVPQKLRLMKTGEQLQDIDREADDVLVRMMDDRTAETSRSLFGHNGPVYSLSFSPDRNLLLSSSEDSTVRLWSLHTWTCVVCYKGHLFPVWCVRFSSHGYYFATSSHDKTARLWATDSHQPLRIFAGHYSDVDVVQFHPNSNYVATGSSDMTIRLWDCVTGSQVRLMTGHKAPIYSLAFSAEGRFLASAGADHRVLVWDLAHGHLVAALSNHTGTVHCLSFSRDGNILVSGSLDSTIKLWDFTKLAEEMSLEDVNVSHNPDVKTNAETYLLRTFATKNTPVLTLHFSRRNLLLGVGMFEST, from the exons ATGGACAACGAAAAAAGCACTATGCTGGCGGTTCTTCAACTGCTAAGAAAATATAATCTGAAG GGAACCGAAGAGTTGTTTAGGAAAGAGGCGAATTTGACAGATATCTCTCCGGATGATGCTCAACAAACTGATTCTGAAGTTAATAGTGTTCTCTCCGCGTACAAGAGCGAAGGGGATCCTGCCCTCTACGAGAAAGCGTACAGTGAGCTTAAAAAGTTTGTAGAAGGTTCATTAGATATATACAAG CATGAATTGGGTACTATATTATACCCAGTATTGGTACACATGTACCTGGAATTGGTTTATAACAATCATTCGGAAGAAGCCAAACAACTCTTAGAGAAATTTGGTGGGAACTTGGAGGAGTACTATCAGAACGACCTGAGAAGATTGTCCAATGTTACTAAACGCGAGCAGATGGCGGGAAACGAGTTAACCGACACTTTCAA ATCGAATCAGTTCATAATCAGAATGTCGAGAGACACGCTTTCGATAATAAAGAGGCATTTACAAGAGAAAAAACACAGCGTGCTGTTGAACATTATACAAGAACACCTATACTTCGATATGTACGAAGGAGTAGCAAGAAATAAACAGCAAATCGATGCTACGTCTGGTGCAATAGTAGGAGAAGCTACGAGGCAAG ACAATAAGGCCAAGGTGTATTATGGACTTCTAAAGGAGCCAGACATCCAATCTTTGCCGCCaacggaagaagaagaggacgacACAGGCGGCGCAGACGGCGATAAaccgaaaaagaagaaagcgaaGAAGGATCCACTATTTTCGAAGAAAACCAAATCGGATCCGAACGCGCCGCCTATAGGCAGAATGCCTTTGCCCAATTT AAAAGACGCGGACAAATTGGAGAAAGTTAAGGCGCTCAGGGAAGCCTCGAAGAGGGTTGTACTAGGTCCGGACACGTTGCCGTCTATATGTTTCTATACGATTTTGAACGCGGTTCACAC TGTTACAGCGGCAGAAGTGGCCGAGGACTCGAGTCTACTGGCTATCGGGTTCAGTGACTCCAGTATCAAAGTATGGAGCCTAGTCCCACAGAAATTAAGACTGATGAAGACTGGAGAGCAGTTGCAGGACATCGACAGGGAAGCAG ACGATGTACTGGTGAGGATGATGGACGATCGTACGGCGGAAACATCGAGGTCTTTGTTCGGACATAACGGTCCCGTGTATAGTTTGTCGTTCAGTCCGGATAGGAATCTTCTTCTTTCGTCCTCGGAGGATAGCACAG TCAGACTGTGGTCCTTGCACACGTGGACTTGCGTCGTTTGCTACAAGGGACACTTGTTCCCGGTATGGTGCGTGAGATTCTCGTCTCACGGTTATTATTTCGCCACGTCCTCTCACGACAAAACTGCCAGGCTCTGGGCGACCGATTCTCATCAACCTCTACGAATATTTGCCGGTCATTACTCGGATGTAGAC GTGGtacagtttcatccaaattcgaactATGTGGCGACAGGCTCCAGCGACATGACAATAAGATTATGGGACTGCGTCACCGGCAGTCAAGTGAGATTAATGACCGGGCACAAAGCGCCGATTTACTCCCTTGCTTTTTCTGCAGAGGGCCGGTTTCTAGCGTCAGCTGGGGCAGATCATCGCGTTTTAGTTTGGGACTTGGCGCACGGCCATCTCGTTGCTGCCTTGTCGAACCATACCGGCACCGTTCATTGCCTATCGTTCAGCAGGGACGGTAATATACTGGTCTCGG GGTCGTTGGACTCCACAATTAAATTGTGGGACTTCACCAAGCTCGCGGAGGAGATGAGTCTAGAAGACGTGAACGTGTCCCACAACCCAGACGTGAAAACGAACGCGGAAACCTATCTCCTCAGGACATTCGCGACCAAGAATACGCCTGTTCTGACGTTGCATTTTTCTCGAAGAAATTTACTCTTGGGAGTTGGAATGTTCGAGTCAACGTAA
- the LOC143356494 gene encoding uncharacterized protein LOC143356494 isoform X1: MVTKIKMERIRDGTDLQAGDTAKGSTNFIELNVDMNVTVSNVKKSKIFQRSRSVVVFLLAIAFAVVLSHMRKEVRALQVQMQSVNVNLLVLMSKYDRLNRSLNRVWFHRPDRSLEHRSMHEIRRLLEGASSITEAVEMFENIRNETRETSYAFDAHSQYFNPVGTPENERSSQADDPSEPGSTRSSSLVTPEDDGKPNLRIERAILTANTRISSEKQIDSNPGDTVVYNDDTDSDYVDDDFETRREPRAERSRRDEGRGKKRGKNKRRPKRSRRRLGPLVATFVGAIPEQHVTDTVYIGPWVKSNKNNTQFSLNKFHLVEDKKSIEVTTTGLYMISAQIFYFGEPTNYSYWILLSSEGDSKTQKLVKCSTASSTSATEVSCYTSVITPLQRGDRVHIQQQEKDRFINMREGHSYIQLVLLSNNIRRNPLR, translated from the exons ATGGTCACGAAGATTAAAATGGAACGGATCAGAGATGGTACCGATCTGCAGGCTGGCGATACCGCGAAGGGTTCGACGAATTTCATCGAATTGAACGTCGACATGAACGTGACCGTGTCGAACGTGAAAAAATCAAAGATATTCCAAAGATCGCGGAGCGTCGTTGTCTTCCTGTTGGCGATTGCGTTCGCTGTCGTGCTCTCGCACATGCGAAAGGAAGTTCGCGCCTTACAAGTACAG ATGCAGTCGGTGAACGTGAACCTGCTCGTACTGATGTCCAAATACGATCGACTGAACCGAAGCTTGAACCGAGTATGGTTTCACCGGCCGGACAGGTCTCTCGAGCACAGGAGCATGCACGAGATAAGACGGCTACTCGAAGGTGCTTCCTCGATCACGGAGGCCGTCGAGATGTTTGAGAATATTCGTAACGAAACTAGGGAAACCTCGTACGCTTTTGACGCGCATAGTCAGTATTTTAATCCCGTCGGAACGCCGGAGAACGAACGCTCGTCGCAAGCCGACGACCCTAGCGAACCGGGTTCAACGCGCTCGAGTTCGTTAGTGACGCCGGAGGACGACGGGAAACCTAATTTGCGTATCGAGAGAGCAATATTAACGGCGAACACGAGAATCTCGTCGGAAAAACAAATAGATTCGAACCCCGGCGACACTGTCGTGTACAACGACGATACTGACAGTGACTATGTCGACGACGATTTCGAAACACGAAGAGAACCTCGAGCCGAGAGGTCTCGAAGAGACGAGGGAAGAGGTAAAAAACGGGGAAAGAACAAAAGGCGGCCCAAACGCAGTCGCAGGCGATTGG GTCCACTAGTGGCAACATTTGTCGGTGCAATTCCTGAACAGCATGTCACAGATACAG TTTATATCGGGCCTTGGGTGAAAAGCAacaaaaacaatactcaatttagcCTAAACAAATTCCACTTAGTCGAGGATAAAAAGTCTATTGAAGTTACCACAACCGGTCTGTACATGATCTCTGCTCAG ATATTTTATTTCGGCGAGCCAACCAATTACTCGTATTGGATATTGCTGAGTTCAGAAGGTGACTCGAAGACTCAGAAACTAGTTAAGTGTTCTACAGCATCTTCCACGTCGGCTACAGAAGTTTCATGTTACACAAGCGTGATTACACCTTTACAGAGGGGTGACAGAGTCCACATACAGCAACAAGAGAAAGACAG ATTCATAAATATGCGGGAAGGACACAGCTACATACAACTCGTACTGTTGTCTAACAACATTCGCAGAAACCCTCTGCGGTAG
- the LOC143356494 gene encoding uncharacterized protein LOC143356494 isoform X2, which yields MVTKIKMERIRDGTDLQAGDTAKGSTNFIELNVDMNVTVSNVKKSKIFQRSRSVVVFLLAIAFAVVLSHMRKEVRALQVQMQSVNVNLLVLMSKYDRLNRSLNRVWFHRPDRSLEHRSMHEIRRLLEGASSITEAVEMFENIRNETRETSYAFDAHSQYFNPVGTPENERSSQADDPSEPGSTRSSSLVTPEDDGKPNLRIERAILTANTRISSEKQIDSNPGDTVVYNDDTDSDYVDDDFETRREPRAERSRRDEGRGPLVATFVGAIPEQHVTDTVYIGPWVKSNKNNTQFSLNKFHLVEDKKSIEVTTTGLYMISAQIFYFGEPTNYSYWILLSSEGDSKTQKLVKCSTASSTSATEVSCYTSVITPLQRGDRVHIQQQEKDRFINMREGHSYIQLVLLSNNIRRNPLR from the exons ATGGTCACGAAGATTAAAATGGAACGGATCAGAGATGGTACCGATCTGCAGGCTGGCGATACCGCGAAGGGTTCGACGAATTTCATCGAATTGAACGTCGACATGAACGTGACCGTGTCGAACGTGAAAAAATCAAAGATATTCCAAAGATCGCGGAGCGTCGTTGTCTTCCTGTTGGCGATTGCGTTCGCTGTCGTGCTCTCGCACATGCGAAAGGAAGTTCGCGCCTTACAAGTACAG ATGCAGTCGGTGAACGTGAACCTGCTCGTACTGATGTCCAAATACGATCGACTGAACCGAAGCTTGAACCGAGTATGGTTTCACCGGCCGGACAGGTCTCTCGAGCACAGGAGCATGCACGAGATAAGACGGCTACTCGAAGGTGCTTCCTCGATCACGGAGGCCGTCGAGATGTTTGAGAATATTCGTAACGAAACTAGGGAAACCTCGTACGCTTTTGACGCGCATAGTCAGTATTTTAATCCCGTCGGAACGCCGGAGAACGAACGCTCGTCGCAAGCCGACGACCCTAGCGAACCGGGTTCAACGCGCTCGAGTTCGTTAGTGACGCCGGAGGACGACGGGAAACCTAATTTGCGTATCGAGAGAGCAATATTAACGGCGAACACGAGAATCTCGTCGGAAAAACAAATAGATTCGAACCCCGGCGACACTGTCGTGTACAACGACGATACTGACAGTGACTATGTCGACGACGATTTCGAAACACGAAGAGAACCTCGAGCCGAGAGGTCTCGAAGAGACGAGGGAAGAG GTCCACTAGTGGCAACATTTGTCGGTGCAATTCCTGAACAGCATGTCACAGATACAG TTTATATCGGGCCTTGGGTGAAAAGCAacaaaaacaatactcaatttagcCTAAACAAATTCCACTTAGTCGAGGATAAAAAGTCTATTGAAGTTACCACAACCGGTCTGTACATGATCTCTGCTCAG ATATTTTATTTCGGCGAGCCAACCAATTACTCGTATTGGATATTGCTGAGTTCAGAAGGTGACTCGAAGACTCAGAAACTAGTTAAGTGTTCTACAGCATCTTCCACGTCGGCTACAGAAGTTTCATGTTACACAAGCGTGATTACACCTTTACAGAGGGGTGACAGAGTCCACATACAGCAACAAGAGAAAGACAG ATTCATAAATATGCGGGAAGGACACAGCTACATACAACTCGTACTGTTGTCTAACAACATTCGCAGAAACCCTCTGCGGTAG